ACGACCTCGCACCGGAACACCTTGAGATCCTCACCACCGACGACGACTACTACCACAGCCGGCTCCGCAACTACGGTTCGATCTTCCTGGGCACGTGGAGCACTGTGGCCTACTCCGACAAAGGCATGGCCGGAACCAACCATGTGCTTCCAACCGCGGGCGGTGCCAAGCACTCCGCTGGCCTGTCGGTCTCCCGTTTCCTTAAGCCGCTCACCTACCAGCGGGTTACTCGGCAGGCCACGCCGCTGCTGGCTCCAGCGGTCGAGACCATCTCGAACTCGGAGCAGATGGCGGCTCACGCCGCGACGGCGCAGCTGCGCCGGGAACGATTCGAACAATAGTTCTGCGCCTCAGCCGCAGCAGAAATGCGGCGCACCGGTAGTAGACACGTCAGGAGGTCATATGTCGGCTTCGGCATCCAGAACGGTACGCCTCCGCTGTGTGCAACTAAGCCCGAAGATCGCCGATGTCGCAGCGAACCTCGCCGCGATAGCGCAGGAATTGGAGCGCGCCGCGAGAGACCAGGTCGAATTGTTGGTGCTACCAGAACTGGCCACCTGCGGGTACTCCATGACGCCCAAGGAGGCCCGGGCCTGCTCGCTGGCCGTAGAGGACGAGGTGCTGCAAGGCTGGAGTGAATTGCTCGCCGGGAGCAACACCACGGCGGTGATCGGCTTTTGCGAGAACGCCGGCGAGGTGCTCTACAACAGTGCCGCCGTGATCGTGCCTGGTGCCGCTCCGGTGGCCTACCGCAAACTGCACCTGTGGGACACCGAAAAACTGATCTTCGCGCCGGGCACCAACGAACCACCCGTTCTGCAGACGCCGGCCGGTGCGCTGGCCGTGATCATCTGCTATGACCTAGAATTCCCCGAAATCCCCCGCTCTGTGGCACTTCGGGGAGCCGAGATCCTGGCGGTGCCGACGAACTGGCCAATGCGCA
Above is a window of Micrococcales bacterium DNA encoding:
- a CDS encoding carbon-nitrogen hydrolase, which codes for MQLSPKIADVAANLAAIAQELERAARDQVELLVLPELATCGYSMTPKEARACSLAVEDEVLQGWSELLAGSNTTAVIGFCENAGEVLYNSAAVIVPGAAPVAYRKLHLWDTEKLIFAPGTNEPPVLQTPAGALAVIICYDLEFPEIPRSVALRGAEILAVPTNWPMRTKPEGERPQEIIHAMAAAQASGIIIACCDRAGDERGVSWTEGTSVVDTDGWPSGGPGPDGRLDVEAVLSSRRRQIGERNDLFADRRPEFYQTLVS